The DNA segment ATGCCGCCCGCGGGCTGATGCCCGACTTCGGTTCCTCTACACTCGCGAACTTCGTCGCGGAACTGGCGATCGCCGAGCGAACAGGGATGCTGAACCTTGCGATCATCAACTGCCGGGATGATAAGTCTCCCGGTGACTTTCCCAGACCTTGCACCTGGGAGCAACAGAGAGCGCTACGGCCATTTCGCTCCGCCGCCGTGGCAGACTGGACACTGTTCGACCTTCGAGCGCTGCGCGCACCGCTGAGGCAAGCGCGACTCGGCGCACTGCAGGCCTATCCGGATGGCTGGGAGTACTGGAACCTCGTCATGTCCTTTGACGCAGTGGTCCTTCTACACCGTTCCGAGCCAAGCCGGCTTCCGGGCAAGCACGAGTGACCGCGAGGCGCCGTGCGACGTCGGTGGCTCTTTGGCCAGGACGGATGGGGCGGTTTCGGTCATGCTGACTCCTCGGCCACGGCAAACTTCGGAAACGGGTTCGGGAGTTCTGCCCAGGCCTTGCTGGCGGCGTCGGCGAGGCGCTTGTCGAGCAGGCATGCGTCGAGGCGGGCGCGCATTGCCGCTTCCTGCATGCGCTGGCCGATGAAGACGAGCTCCTGGGCGCGGTCGCCGAAGCGCGGATGCCAGCCCGGCTGTTGGTCGGGTCGCTGACCCTCGGGGTGCACCCAGTGCTGGCGAGGCACGGCCGCCCACCACATCCCGCTGGGCTTCACATCGCTGACGCCGCCGGCCTGAGCCCACTCGTAGGCGACGCGATGGTCGGCGGCGACCCAGAAGAAGCCCTTCGAGCGGAGCACGCCGACCCAGTTCTGGTCGTCGTGCAGGAACACCCACAGCTTCTCGGCGTCGAACGGCTGCGGCGTCCGGTACGTGAAGCTCGAGATCCCGTACTCTTCGGTCTCCGGCGTGTGCTCGCCCTGGAGCTCTCGAATCCAGCCGGCGGAGCCCGCCGCTTTTTCGTAGTCGA comes from the Acidobacteriota bacterium genome and includes:
- a CDS encoding GTP-binding protein, giving the protein RFDYLLIESTGISEPIPVAQTFTFEDENGVSLSQVSRLDTMVTVVDAASFLRDYNAAEALQDRGESLGEEDERTVTDLLIDQIEFADVIVLNKLDLASTDQALEVEAIVKALNPGTEILGTTHGQVPLERVLDTGLFDYEKAAGSAGWIRELQGEHTPETEEYGISSFTYRTPQPFDAEKLWVFLHDDQNWVGVLRSKGFFWVAADHRVAYEWAQAGGVSDVKPSGMWWAAVPRQHWVHPEGQRPDQQPGWHPRFGDRAQELVFIGQRMQEAAMRARLDACLLDKRLADAASKAWAELPNPFPKFAVAEESA